Proteins encoded together in one Oxalobacteraceae sp. CFBP 8761 window:
- a CDS encoding sensor histidine kinase N-terminal domain-containing protein produces the protein MSGRTSSHISGRRYSIRRRLIVRTMACMLLILGGISLAAHWFASYESEEFFSARLASSARVLETLVAHQLETATIGAPIVIPIPRRLGYSGGATPYGHPYEHKIAFQVWNAEGRLVARSASAPEAPLGPLAAGYTSKLLGETLWQVFALKSGHMWVVVAEKDEVREEMVEQLGASVLAPVIIGGILLVLAVNLVLATNLAPLRTLADAIARREPESLAPVELPDLPRELAPVVDELNSLLQRVAAAFEREQQFIDAAAHEIRTPIAAVQLHVQNALRAANQAECDVSLGEAVGALERTTQLAEQLLTFSRLASGTDMQLQREVSLAEVCRDVMALQEPLLDRRGQSLGLSATHDCSVQGDPYRLQQLLRNLIENASRHGLARGDIDVAIDCSEGQCLLRVSNDGDPVPDEETENVFRPYYRLRPGGKSGAGLGLSIVRQIADQHGATVMIARKADGQGCVVTVAFPR, from the coding sequence ATGAGCGGTCGCACGAGCAGTCACATAAGCGGCCGTCGCTATTCGATCCGCCGGCGCCTGATCGTGCGCACGATGGCGTGCATGCTCCTGATCCTGGGGGGCATCTCGCTGGCCGCCCACTGGTTTGCCAGCTACGAGTCCGAGGAATTCTTCAGCGCGCGCCTGGCCAGTTCGGCGCGCGTGCTCGAAACACTGGTGGCCCACCAGCTCGAAACCGCCACCATCGGCGCGCCCATCGTGATCCCGATTCCGCGGCGGCTCGGCTACTCGGGCGGTGCAACGCCGTATGGTCATCCGTACGAACACAAGATCGCCTTCCAGGTCTGGAATGCCGAAGGGCGCCTGGTGGCCCGATCGGCGTCGGCGCCCGAAGCGCCGCTCGGACCCCTGGCGGCAGGCTATACCAGCAAGCTGCTGGGCGAGACCCTGTGGCAGGTGTTTGCCCTCAAATCGGGCCACATGTGGGTGGTCGTGGCCGAGAAGGACGAAGTGCGCGAAGAGATGGTCGAGCAGCTGGGCGCATCGGTGCTGGCGCCCGTCATCATTGGCGGCATCCTGTTGGTGCTGGCGGTCAACCTGGTGCTGGCGACGAACCTGGCGCCGCTGCGCACGCTGGCCGATGCCATTGCCCGGCGCGAGCCGGAGTCGCTTGCGCCCGTCGAACTGCCCGACCTGCCACGCGAGCTGGCGCCGGTGGTCGATGAACTCAACAGCCTGTTGCAGCGGGTGGCTGCGGCGTTCGAGCGTGAGCAGCAATTCATCGATGCGGCGGCGCACGAGATCCGCACGCCGATCGCGGCGGTGCAGCTGCATGTGCAGAATGCGCTGCGCGCGGCCAATCAGGCCGAGTGCGATGTGTCGCTTGGCGAGGCAGTTGGGGCGCTCGAGCGCACGACGCAACTGGCCGAGCAGCTGCTGACCTTCAGCCGCCTTGCGTCCGGCACCGACATGCAGTTGCAGCGCGAGGTCTCGCTGGCCGAAGTCTGCCGCGACGTGATGGCGCTGCAGGAACCCTTGCTCGACCGGCGCGGCCAGTCACTCGGCTTGTCCGCCACCCACGATTGCAGCGTGCAGGGCGATCCGTACCGGCTGCAGCAACTGCTGCGCAACCTGATCGAGAACGCGTCCCGGCATGGCCTGGCGCGCGGCGACATCGACGTGGCCATCGACTGCAGCGAGGGCCAATGCCTGCTGCGCGTATCCAACGATGGCGATCCGGTGCCGGACGAGGAGACGGAAAATGTATTCCGTCCTTATTACCGGCTGCGGCCCGGTGGCAAGTCGGGGGCCGGCCTGGGCCTGAGCATCGTGCGCCAGATCGCCGACCAGCACGGGGCCACGGTCATGATTGCCCGGAAGGCAGATGGTCAAGGCTGTGTGGTGACGGTGGCGTTTCCTCGGTAA
- a CDS encoding Tad domain-containing protein: protein MFIILGFLALAFDLSLVTHRKMELQNVADSVALSAAHELDGTAAGIASALEIASQRFLQGSDRFTYQYGKATMAWSDVAIEFARSPSGPWRTVGEAMTDFDDLLYVQVDTARLDTEYGTVATLFLRTFTDIPDTFTSARAIAGRSAIKVTPLGICAMREDAHRDHGGELEEFGFRRGVGYNLLDLNLPGATTGQTFIVNPVAQATPIIDTATLAPFVCTGTMAMSRLSGGTVKVSASFPINSLSQQLNSRFGTYGTGANACDARTAPADINIKEFTFNSGASWMGATPAGQSATLLATTERRWTIAGPDTAPAGTLGVQFGPLWSYAKAVQYTSYASTGAPEPATGYATYDVTEWSTLYTPGNPTTSTTTPYPDSADTPTPYSYTTGTQFYKGPPASNKSLANRRVLNLPLLACPITGSDATVLGIGKFFMTVPATQTSLYGEFAGLATEQSLGTRIVLYP from the coding sequence ATGTTCATCATTCTCGGGTTTCTCGCGCTGGCCTTCGACCTGTCCCTCGTCACCCACCGCAAGATGGAACTCCAGAATGTCGCTGACAGCGTTGCGTTGTCGGCCGCGCATGAACTTGACGGGACTGCGGCCGGCATTGCCTCTGCACTGGAAATCGCCTCGCAGCGCTTTTTGCAAGGGAGCGACAGATTTACCTACCAGTACGGCAAGGCCACGATGGCCTGGTCGGATGTTGCCATCGAATTCGCCCGCAGCCCGTCCGGCCCGTGGCGCACGGTCGGCGAGGCCATGACAGATTTTGACGATCTGCTGTATGTGCAAGTCGATACTGCAAGGCTGGATACCGAGTACGGGACCGTCGCCACGCTGTTCCTCCGGACGTTCACGGACATCCCTGACACCTTCACCAGCGCCCGCGCCATCGCCGGCCGCTCTGCCATCAAGGTCACCCCGCTGGGCATCTGCGCCATGCGTGAGGATGCCCACCGCGACCATGGGGGTGAACTGGAAGAGTTCGGTTTTCGCCGGGGCGTGGGCTACAACCTGCTGGACCTGAACCTGCCCGGCGCCACCACCGGTCAGACCTTCATCGTCAATCCGGTTGCGCAGGCCACGCCGATCATTGACACAGCGACACTGGCGCCGTTCGTCTGTACCGGCACGATGGCCATGTCGCGGCTGTCCGGTGGCACGGTCAAGGTGTCGGCGTCATTTCCGATCAATTCTCTCTCGCAGCAGCTCAATTCCCGCTTCGGCACCTACGGGACAGGTGCCAACGCCTGCGACGCCCGCACGGCGCCCGCCGACATCAATATCAAGGAATTCACCTTCAACAGCGGCGCCTCCTGGATGGGCGCGACGCCCGCGGGGCAGTCAGCTACGCTGTTGGCGACAACAGAGCGCCGGTGGACAATTGCAGGCCCCGATACGGCGCCCGCCGGGACCCTGGGCGTGCAATTCGGCCCGCTCTGGTCGTACGCAAAAGCGGTACAGTATACATCGTACGCCAGTACGGGTGCGCCGGAACCGGCAACCGGCTATGCAACGTATGACGTGACCGAATGGAGCACCCTGTACACGCCGGGCAATCCCACCACATCAACGACTACACCCTATCCCGACAGCGCGGACACGCCGACGCCCTACTCCTACACGACTGGTACCCAATTTTACAAAGGGCCACCGGCGAGTAACAAGAGTCTTGCCAACCGCCGCGTCCTGAACCTGCCATTGCTCGCTTGCCCGATCACGGGCAGCGACGCCACGGTGCTTGGCATCGGCAAATTCTTCATGACGGTTCCCGCCACGCAGACCTCCCTGTACGGCGAGTTCGCAGGCCTGGCGACCGAGCAGTCCCTGGGCACCCGCATCGTCCTGTACCCCTGA
- a CDS encoding TerC family protein encodes MEWLFDPTIWAGLLTLVVLEIVLGIDNLIFIAILADKLPPHQRDKARLIGLSLAMLMRLGLLTIVSWLVTLTTPLFALGSMAFSGRDLILLLGGVFLLFKATVELHERMEGVTHVQTKSRVYAGFGAVVAQIVVLDAVFSLDAVITAVGMVDNLYVMMAAVIISIGVMILASKPLTRFVNAHPTVVVLCLSFLLMIGLSLVAEGLGFHIPKGYLYAAIGFSILIEALNQFARRNFLKQEARVPLRDRTADSVLRLMGGKKRMHVDADAEPQDEPATEPEAFGAEERNMVSGVLALADRSIRSIMTPRSELTWVNLDDDADTILRQLQASPHSGMPVGRGQLDQLVGIARTKDLVSALMLHGRIDASADGGIVRAPILLPDTAGVLGAMETLKRAHGQPVLVTDEFGIVQGLLTPVDILEAIAGEFPDEDEQLAIRPLGPDLWEADGAADLHQLEQLLETDALVGDDDYTSLAGFLLARFASMPEPGQAIELDGWRYEVVAVEDRRIAKVAISRVAGDTAPDVV; translated from the coding sequence ATGGAATGGCTATTCGACCCCACCATCTGGGCGGGTCTGCTCACGCTCGTTGTCCTGGAAATCGTCCTGGGCATCGACAACCTGATTTTCATCGCCATCCTGGCGGACAAACTGCCGCCGCACCAGCGCGACAAGGCGCGCCTGATCGGCCTGTCTCTCGCCATGCTGATGCGCCTTGGTCTGCTGACCATCGTCTCGTGGCTCGTCACGCTGACGACGCCGCTGTTTGCGCTTGGCTCGATGGCGTTTTCCGGCCGCGACCTGATCCTGCTGCTGGGCGGCGTCTTCCTGCTGTTCAAGGCTACTGTCGAACTGCATGAACGCATGGAAGGCGTCACGCACGTGCAGACCAAGTCGCGGGTGTACGCGGGCTTTGGCGCCGTGGTCGCGCAGATCGTCGTGCTCGACGCCGTGTTCTCGCTCGATGCGGTCATCACCGCCGTCGGCATGGTCGACAACCTGTACGTGATGATGGCCGCGGTGATCATTTCGATCGGCGTCATGATCCTGGCCTCCAAGCCACTGACGCGTTTCGTGAATGCGCATCCAACGGTCGTCGTGCTGTGCCTGAGCTTCCTGCTGATGATCGGCCTGTCGCTGGTTGCCGAAGGCCTGGGCTTTCATATCCCGAAAGGCTATCTGTATGCCGCCATCGGTTTCTCGATCCTGATCGAGGCGCTGAACCAGTTCGCACGCCGCAATTTTCTGAAACAGGAAGCGCGCGTGCCGCTGCGCGACCGCACCGCCGATTCGGTGCTGCGCCTCATGGGCGGCAAGAAGCGGATGCACGTGGATGCCGATGCCGAACCGCAGGATGAACCGGCGACCGAGCCGGAAGCGTTCGGCGCCGAAGAGCGCAATATGGTCAGCGGCGTATTGGCGCTGGCCGACCGGTCGATCCGCTCGATCATGACGCCACGCTCGGAACTCACGTGGGTCAATCTGGACGACGACGCCGACACCATCCTGCGCCAGTTGCAGGCGTCGCCGCACAGTGGCATGCCGGTCGGTCGCGGCCAGCTGGACCAGCTGGTGGGCATTGCGCGCACCAAGGACCTGGTCAGCGCGCTGATGCTGCACGGGCGCATCGATGCATCGGCCGACGGCGGCATCGTGCGCGCGCCGATCCTGCTGCCCGATACGGCCGGTGTGCTGGGCGCGATGGAGACGCTCAAGCGCGCACATGGCCAGCCCGTGCTGGTGACCGACGAATTCGGGATTGTCCAGGGCCTGCTTACGCCGGTGGACATCCTGGAGGCGATCGCCGGTGAATTCCCGGACGAGGACGAGCAACTGGCCATCCGGCCGCTGGGCCCGGACCTGTGGGAAGCCGATGGCGCGGCCGATCTGCACCAGCTGGAGCAACTGCTGGAGACGGATGCGCTGGTGGGCGATGACGATTACACGTCGCTGGCGGGGTTCCTGCTCGCGCGCTTCGCGTCGATGCCCGAACCGGGGCAGGCCATCGAGCTCGATGGCTGGCGCTATGAAGTCGTCGCCGTCGAGGATCGCCGCATCGCGAAGGTTGCGATATCCCGTGTGGCAGGCGACACGGCGCCCGACGTCGTGTAA
- a CDS encoding pilus assembly protein yields MTRQTPTRQRGVAAVEFAVVAVVFFMLFFGIVDIIRALYICNILQEVTRRATALAVNSDFSDATAMLNVRTHAVFRTTRGALLFADPITDDYVKIDYLHIPATSDPVPIGTGMPASPRQNRINCTSNPNAANCIQLVRVRICLPGSASGVCDPVPYQTLTSFVPFSFGLPTATTIARAETLGMPPGVPVPTGGS; encoded by the coding sequence ATGACCCGCCAAACGCCAACGCGGCAACGTGGTGTCGCCGCAGTCGAATTCGCCGTGGTTGCCGTGGTCTTTTTCATGCTCTTCTTCGGCATTGTCGACATCATCCGGGCACTATATATCTGCAATATCCTGCAGGAGGTCACGCGGCGCGCGACGGCGCTGGCCGTCAACAGTGACTTCTCCGATGCGACCGCGATGCTGAATGTGCGCACCCACGCGGTGTTTCGCACCACGCGCGGCGCCCTGCTGTTTGCCGATCCCATCACCGACGATTACGTCAAGATCGATTATCTGCACATCCCGGCGACATCGGACCCCGTCCCGATCGGGACAGGCATGCCGGCAAGTCCCCGGCAAAACCGGATCAACTGCACGTCCAATCCCAACGCGGCCAACTGCATTCAGCTGGTCCGGGTGCGGATCTGCTTGCCCGGGAGCGCCAGCGGTGTCTGCGATCCGGTGCCGTACCAGACCCTGACGTCATTCGTCCCGTTTTCTTTCGGCCTTCCCACTGCGACCACCATCGCCCGGGCCGAGACCCTGGGCATGCCGCCCGGCGTGCCAGTTCCGACGGGCGGCAGCTAA
- a CDS encoding tetratricopeptide repeat protein yields MKISHRTLTTFVLGMAAFNVALAAPADDAVSTLQQRWEQMKYGAPAGGQERAFEALSAEADTVLSRYPDSAGVLIWHGIVVASHAGAKGGLGALGLAKTAKKDFEAALQADPKALGGSAYTSLGSLYYQVPGWPIGFGDKDKAREYLQQGLALNPDGIDANYFLGDFLYRQGDFAGAERCLRKALQAPARPGRKLADSGRRAEAEALLAQVAAKRK; encoded by the coding sequence ATGAAAATATCGCATCGCACACTCACCACATTCGTCTTGGGCATGGCGGCCTTCAATGTCGCCCTGGCCGCACCCGCCGACGACGCCGTCAGTACGCTGCAACAACGTTGGGAACAAATGAAGTACGGCGCGCCCGCCGGTGGGCAGGAGCGCGCATTCGAGGCGCTGAGCGCCGAAGCGGACACGGTACTGTCGCGCTATCCGGATAGCGCCGGCGTGCTGATCTGGCATGGTATCGTCGTCGCCAGCCACGCCGGCGCCAAGGGCGGCCTGGGCGCACTGGGCCTGGCCAAAACAGCGAAGAAGGATTTCGAAGCAGCGCTGCAGGCCGACCCGAAGGCGCTGGGCGGTTCTGCGTACACGAGCCTCGGGAGCCTGTATTATCAGGTGCCGGGTTGGCCGATCGGCTTTGGCGACAAGGACAAGGCGCGCGAGTACCTGCAGCAGGGCCTGGCGCTGAACCCGGACGGCATCGACGCCAACTACTTCCTTGGCGACTTTTTGTATCGTCAGGGTGACTTTGCCGGCGCCGAACGCTGCCTGCGCAAGGCGCTGCAGGCGCCGGCGCGGCCAGGCCGCAAGCTGGCCGATTCAGGACGGCGTGCCGAAGCCGAAGCGTTGCTGGCGCAGGTCGCGGCCAAGCGCAAATAA
- a CDS encoding AAA family ATPase, whose amino-acid sequence MSALLDYLVEQAKDIDPSAFTLAKVTEFKKTFTDLSTLPWIEFNVETEQDDLWLRVHRLESTSPPLLADPALAPYLLIGADPSGNPPALNEATLADARHDDAASATDDQAKQRVEERDAERRARVAQGLAAYLPPWQEWAARERPRRQVITLYADLFALKARLESEEAARPLELVWGMGLSSWQLRTPAPVDFHYPLITQALEIDIDPTSHAIGLRPRQLDAHLELDAFAACGVPGIGDVERAARSLLAARGDSTISPFAPEMIEPILKLIAGQVSADARYDMAATQAPPPGERLVVTHGWVIFARPRATHFLIDDIARLKDRVDDAEALPDGPLSLVTPPGSAVLEHEPIAFRGLSGGAVNAGEPRELYFPLPYNREQETIVQQLARSPGVTVQGPPGTGKTHTIANIISHYLASGKRILVTSKGEPALKVLQEKIPESIRPLTVALLSGDKEGMRQFQASIEAIIHTLSHLNPQLETEAIAACRVALDRAHAETAAIDTRIDEIAHAQLAAVSVDGVEMRAQKMAELVIEGRDRFGWFDDELSLAPHHAPPFGDEQAMALREARRRLGADLVYCNARLPAADALPSAQAIGRLHDTLLAMHDIERDEASGALPPLRATTPDVFAAAQALQTALAGAIATAAEVEASGFDWAHAVRLKSRQSQFVTERGAFEALLPEMDALLRARAEFMQRPVTAPTEALANPKAVDAINRAVETGKPFGLLSFGGGDVKVQIAAIRVAGLAPASSDDWAHVQRYAALQNRLHSFAVRWNAFAPDLSLPVLEADVAQLRAIEQILTTARAAHAQATTHDVQLPRLAQAVFSQPPTNDLLGREADLLRVRDYLARHLARANLEQARTAMAALHGVLAGADGPVGVRLRDFAGQTLGTPGLAADTVSAEYAALLAELRRIAALAPDLAAVRDLAEQVAQHGAALLATRLMTIPVDAHGDDAVFPVRWRDAWTWARLKTYLDGIDARDEMLGLAERRHELERGLARLYEQLVSKSSWLATRRLAGQNVLSALETYRTSMRKLGKGTGVNAGRYRRDAQEAMVNAQAAVPCWIMSHARVSETLPATLGAFDLVIVDEASQSDLWALPAVLRGKQLLVVGDDRQVSPEAGFVSAAKITDLRRRFLAGQPFEAVLTADMSLYDIASTVFAASKVMLREHFRSVAPIIAYSNRVFYKGFIQPLRIPKASERLDPPLIDVFVANGYRENKGLNRPEAEFIVAEIDAILRDPAYAGRTLGVVSLLGPEQAQLIDKMVRSRCDMAELVKRNFACGDARLFQGSERDIMFLSIVADSKQHHALSGVQFDQRFNVAASRARDRMYLVRSVKLEELSTLDLRRTLVEHFAKPLEANEEATSLIELCESGFERDVYTELFERGYRVIPQVPAAGYRIDMVVEGAHDRRLAIELDGDDFHGPDRWQADMGRQRVLERAGWTFWRCFASTWSLQRTTILAELLARLAAMGIEPLGAMARTPLLVEYREWGRDALTEETPPSPHSLDHLPSGQS is encoded by the coding sequence ATGAGCGCGCTGCTCGACTATCTCGTCGAGCAGGCCAAAGACATAGACCCTTCCGCGTTCACGCTCGCGAAAGTCACCGAATTCAAGAAAACCTTTACCGACCTGTCGACGCTGCCGTGGATCGAGTTCAACGTCGAGACCGAGCAGGACGACCTGTGGCTGCGCGTGCACCGGCTCGAGTCCACATCGCCGCCGCTGCTGGCCGATCCGGCGCTGGCGCCATACCTGCTGATCGGCGCCGACCCGTCCGGCAATCCGCCGGCGCTCAATGAAGCCACATTGGCCGATGCGCGCCATGACGATGCTGCCAGTGCCACTGATGACCAGGCGAAGCAGCGCGTTGAAGAACGCGATGCAGAGCGCCGCGCCCGCGTCGCGCAGGGGTTGGCTGCCTACCTGCCACCGTGGCAGGAGTGGGCGGCGCGCGAGCGGCCGCGTCGACAGGTGATCACGCTGTATGCGGACCTGTTCGCGCTGAAGGCCCGGCTGGAATCCGAAGAAGCGGCGCGCCCGCTGGAACTGGTCTGGGGCATGGGCCTGTCGTCGTGGCAGCTGCGCACCCCGGCGCCTGTCGACTTCCATTACCCGCTCATCACGCAGGCGCTGGAAATCGACATCGACCCGACCTCGCACGCCATCGGCCTGCGCCCCCGCCAGCTCGACGCGCACCTGGAACTCGATGCGTTCGCGGCCTGCGGCGTGCCCGGTATCGGCGACGTCGAACGCGCGGCGCGCAGCCTGCTGGCCGCGCGCGGCGACAGCACGATCTCGCCGTTCGCACCCGAGATGATCGAGCCGATTCTCAAGCTGATCGCCGGCCAGGTCAGCGCCGACGCCCGCTACGACATGGCCGCCACGCAGGCGCCGCCTCCGGGCGAGCGCCTCGTCGTCACGCACGGCTGGGTGATCTTCGCCCGGCCGCGCGCAACCCACTTCCTGATCGATGACATCGCGCGCCTGAAAGACCGCGTGGACGACGCCGAAGCGCTGCCAGACGGCCCGCTGAGCCTTGTCACGCCACCCGGCAGCGCGGTGCTCGAACACGAACCGATTGCGTTTCGCGGCCTGTCCGGCGGCGCCGTCAACGCTGGCGAACCGCGCGAACTGTACTTCCCGCTGCCGTACAACCGCGAGCAGGAAACCATCGTGCAGCAACTGGCGCGCTCGCCCGGCGTCACGGTCCAGGGCCCGCCTGGCACCGGCAAGACGCACACGATCGCCAATATCATCAGCCACTACCTGGCCTCGGGCAAACGCATCCTGGTCACGTCCAAGGGAGAGCCGGCGCTGAAGGTCCTGCAGGAGAAGATCCCGGAATCGATCCGGCCGCTGACCGTCGCCCTGCTGTCGGGCGACAAGGAAGGCATGCGCCAGTTCCAGGCATCGATCGAAGCGATCATCCACACGCTGTCGCATCTGAACCCGCAGCTAGAGACCGAGGCGATTGCCGCGTGCCGCGTCGCGCTCGACCGCGCGCACGCCGAAACCGCCGCCATCGACACCCGCATCGACGAGATCGCGCATGCCCAGCTGGCCGCCGTCAGTGTCGACGGCGTCGAGATGCGTGCGCAGAAGATGGCCGAACTGGTCATCGAAGGCAGGGACCGTTTCGGCTGGTTCGACGACGAGTTGTCGCTCGCCCCGCACCACGCGCCGCCGTTTGGCGACGAACAGGCAATGGCGCTGCGCGAGGCGCGGCGCCGGCTCGGCGCGGATTTGGTGTACTGCAATGCGCGGCTGCCAGCGGCCGACGCCCTGCCATCAGCGCAGGCGATCGGCCGTCTGCACGACACGCTGCTGGCGATGCACGACATCGAGCGCGACGAAGCCAGTGGCGCGCTGCCGCCACTGCGCGCGACCACGCCCGACGTGTTTGCTGCGGCACAGGCGTTGCAGACCGCGCTGGCCGGCGCCATTGCCACCGCCGCCGAGGTCGAGGCCTCGGGTTTTGACTGGGCGCACGCCGTGCGCCTGAAATCCCGCCAGTCGCAATTCGTCACCGAGCGCGGCGCGTTCGAGGCGCTGCTGCCCGAGATGGATGCGCTGCTGCGCGCACGCGCCGAATTCATGCAGCGCCCCGTCACGGCGCCGACCGAAGCACTCGCCAATCCAAAAGCCGTCGACGCCATCAACCGCGCAGTCGAGACGGGCAAGCCATTCGGCCTGCTGTCATTCGGCGGCGGCGACGTCAAGGTGCAGATCGCGGCGATCCGCGTGGCCGGCCTGGCGCCAGCCTCCAGCGACGACTGGGCCCACGTGCAGCGTTACGCCGCGCTGCAGAACCGCCTGCACTCGTTCGCCGTGCGCTGGAATGCGTTCGCACCCGACCTGTCGCTGCCGGTCCTGGAGGCGGACGTGGCGCAACTGCGCGCCATCGAGCAGATCCTGACCACGGCCCGCGCCGCGCATGCCCAGGCAACCACGCATGACGTGCAGTTGCCTCGCCTGGCCCAGGCGGTGTTCAGCCAGCCGCCGACGAACGACCTGCTGGGCCGCGAGGCCGACCTGCTGCGCGTGCGCGACTACCTGGCGCGCCACCTGGCGCGCGCCAATCTCGAACAGGCCCGCACCGCCATGGCCGCGCTGCATGGCGTGCTGGCCGGCGCCGATGGCCCGGTCGGCGTGCGTCTGCGTGACTTCGCCGGGCAGACGCTCGGCACACCTGGCCTGGCAGCCGACACGGTCAGCGCCGAATACGCAGCGTTGCTCGCCGAGCTGCGCCGCATCGCTGCGCTGGCGCCCGACCTGGCCGCCGTGCGCGACCTCGCCGAACAGGTCGCGCAGCATGGCGCGGCGCTGCTGGCGACACGCTTGATGACGATCCCGGTCGACGCCCACGGCGACGACGCCGTATTCCCGGTGCGCTGGCGCGATGCCTGGACCTGGGCGCGCTTGAAGACGTACCTGGACGGCATCGATGCCCGCGACGAGATGCTGGGCCTGGCCGAGCGTCGCCACGAACTCGAACGGGGCCTGGCGCGCCTGTACGAGCAGCTGGTGTCGAAATCGTCCTGGCTGGCCACGCGCCGCCTGGCCGGCCAGAACGTCCTGAGCGCGCTGGAAACCTACCGCACATCGATGCGCAAACTGGGCAAGGGCACGGGCGTGAATGCTGGCCGCTACCGGCGCGACGCGCAGGAAGCGATGGTCAATGCGCAGGCCGCCGTGCCGTGCTGGATCATGAGCCATGCCCGCGTGTCCGAAACGCTGCCGGCCACGCTCGGTGCGTTCGATCTCGTCATCGTCGACGAAGCCAGCCAGTCCGACCTGTGGGCGCTGCCGGCCGTCCTGCGCGGCAAGCAGCTCCTGGTGGTTGGCGACGACCGCCAGGTCTCGCCCGAAGCGGGCTTTGTCTCGGCCGCCAAGATCACCGACCTGCGCCGGCGCTTTCTGGCGGGCCAGCCATTCGAAGCAGTGCTCACGGCCGACATGTCGCTGTACGACATCGCCTCGACCGTGTTTGCCGCGTCGAAGGTCATGCTGCGCGAGCATTTCCGCAGCGTCGCGCCGATCATCGCCTACAGCAACCGCGTGTTCTACAAGGGCTTCATCCAGCCGCTGCGCATTCCCAAGGCGTCCGAGCGGCTCGATCCGCCGCTGATTGACGTGTTCGTGGCCAACGGCTACCGCGAAAACAAAGGTCTGAACCGCCCCGAGGCCGAATTCATCGTGGCCGAAATCGACGCCATCCTGCGCGATCCGGCCTATGCCGGACGCACGCTGGGCGTGGTGTCGCTGCTGGGGCCCGAACAGGCGCAGCTCATCGACAAGATGGTGCGCTCGCGCTGCGACATGGCCGAGCTGGTCAAGCGCAACTTCGCCTGCGGCGATGCGCGCCTGTTCCAGGGCAGCGAGCGCGATATCATGTTCCTGTCGATAGTCGCCGACAGCAAGCAGCACCACGCGCTGTCCGGCGTGCAGTTCGACCAGCGCTTCAATGTCGCTGCCTCGCGCGCGCGCGACCGCATGTACCTCGTACGCTCGGTGAAACTCGAAGAACTGTCCACGCTCGATTTGCGACGCACACTGGTGGAACACTTCGCCAAACCCCTCGAAGCCAATGAAGAAGCCACGAGCCTCATCGAACTGTGCGAATCCGGTTTCGAGCGCGACGTGTACACCGAGTTGTTCGAGCGCGGCTACCGCGTCATTCCGCAAGTGCCGGCGGCCGGCTACCGCATCGACATGGTGGTGGAAGGTGCGCACGACCGGCGCCTGGCGATCGAGCTCGATGGCGACGACTTCCATGGGCCGGACCGGTGGCAGGCCGACATGGGGCGCCAGCGCGTGCTCGAACGGGCCGGCTGGACCTTCTGGCGCTGCTTTGCGTCGACCTGGTCGCTGCAGCGCACGACGATCCTGGCCGAGCTGCTGGCGCGCCTGGCGGCGATGGGCATCGAGCCGCTCGGGGCCATGGCGCGCACGCCGCTGCTCGTCGAATACCGCGAATGGGGACGTGACGCGCTTACCGAGGAAACGCCACCGTCACCACACAGCCTTGACCATCTGCCTTCCGGGCAATCATGA
- a CDS encoding response regulator transcription factor, translating into MRILLVEDDESLASGLKLALGRACYTVEHVGDGVAAVAALEHNAFDLAILDLGLPRLDGIDVLARVRRAGNAVPVLVLSARDAVRDRIVALDLGADDYLIKPFDVDELLARVRVLERRRAGLSVNQLRFGDLALDLAGMAVSWKNQPIDLQHREFMLLRRLVEQPNKVFTRSELEASLYGWGEGVASNAIDVYVHHVRRKTDPELIKTVRGLGYRIGNLAT; encoded by the coding sequence ATGCGAATACTACTTGTCGAAGATGACGAATCGCTGGCATCGGGCCTGAAGCTCGCCCTCGGGCGGGCCTGTTACACGGTCGAACACGTGGGCGACGGCGTGGCGGCGGTCGCCGCGCTGGAACACAATGCGTTCGACCTGGCCATCCTCGACCTCGGCCTGCCGCGCCTGGACGGCATCGACGTCCTGGCACGGGTGCGGCGCGCCGGCAACGCCGTGCCGGTACTGGTGCTGTCGGCGCGCGATGCGGTGCGCGACCGGATCGTCGCCCTCGACCTGGGCGCCGACGATTACCTGATCAAGCCGTTCGATGTCGATGAATTGCTGGCGCGGGTGCGGGTACTGGAGCGGCGCCGCGCCGGCCTGTCGGTCAACCAGCTGCGCTTCGGCGACCTGGCACTGGATCTCGCGGGCATGGCGGTCAGCTGGAAAAACCAGCCGATCGATCTGCAGCACCGCGAATTCATGCTGCTCAGGCGGCTCGTCGAGCAGCCAAACAAGGTGTTTACCCGCAGCGAACTCGAAGCGTCGCTGTACGGCTGGGGCGAGGGCGTGGCCAGCAATGCCATCGACGTCTACGTGCATCACGTGCGGCGCAAGACCGATCCTGAGCTGATCAAGACGGTGCGCGGGCTTGGTTACCGTATCGGGAATTTGGCCACATGA